A region from the Drosophila mauritiana strain mau12 chromosome 2L, ASM438214v1, whole genome shotgun sequence genome encodes:
- the LOC117144260 gene encoding partner of bursicon yields MHVQELLFVAAILVPQCLRALRYSQGTGDENCETLKSEIHLIKEEFDELGRMQRTCNADVIVNKCEGLCNSQVQPSVITPTGFLKECYCCRESFLKEKVITLTHCYDPDGTRLTSPEMGSMDIRLREPTECKCFKCGDFTR; encoded by the exons ATGCATGTCCAGGAACTGCTCTTCGTGGCCGCAATCCTAGTGCCCCAATGCCTGAGGGCATTGCGATATAGCCAGGGCACTGGCGACGAGAACTGCGAGACTCTCAAGTCGGAGATCCACTTGATCAAGGAGGAGTTCGACGAGCTGGGCAGGATGCAGAGGACCTGCAATGCCGACGTCATCGTCAACAAATGCGAGGGATTGTGCAACAGTCAAGTGCAACCATCGGTGATAACGCCCACGGGGTTTCTGAAA GagtgctactgctgccgcgaAAGCTTCCTCAAGGAAAAGGTCATCACTCTTACCCACTGCTATGACCCGGACGGCACCCGTTTGACCTCGCCGGAAATGGGTAGCATGGACATACGTCTTCGGGAGCCAACCGAGTGCAAGTGCTTCAAATGTGGCGATTTCACACGTTAA